From Pseudoalteromonas sp. Scap06:
TGCTCCATACTCCAACCTTGTGGCAGGTAGCCGTTAAGCGGATCATGAGCAGAGGTTTGATCGGTGACTATATCGGGAGTAATACCACTTTTTACTAAGGTACTAAAAACATCAGCCGCGTTACCAAGTAAACCCACAGAAAGCGCTTCACCTTTTACACAGGCATCGGTTATTAATTTTAATGCATGCTCAAGATCTGTGGCTTTTACGTCGACGTACCCTGTTTTTATTCGAAAATCGATACGGCTTTCATCACATTCCACCACTAAGGCACTAAAGCCAGCCATGGTTGCAGCTAATGGTTGTGCTCCGCCCATTCCTCCCAGGCCACCTGTTAACACCCACTTACCTTTGGCATCGCCTGAGAAATGTTGTTTTGCCATAGCTACAAAGGTTTCGTAAGTGCCTTGAACAATTCCTTGAGAACCAATATAAATCCAAGAGCCAGCGGTCATTTGGCCGTACATCATCAAGCCTTTTTTATCTAACTCGTTAAAATGTTCCCAGTTAGCCCAGTGCGGAACAAGGTTAGAATTTGCAATTAATACCCGCGGTGCGTTGCTATGAGTTTTAAATACCCCCACCGGTTTACCTGATTGCACCAATAGGGTTTCGTCATCTTCAAGGCGCTCAAGCGTCGCAATTATTTTGTCGTAGCTTGGCCAGTCACGGGCAGCACGGCCAATCCCACCATACACCACCAAAGCTTGCGGGTGCTCGGCAACATCAGGGTCTAAATTATTCATTAGCATGCGTTTAGCTGCTTCGGTTTGCCAGCTTTTAGTAGATATTTGATTACCATGCTGTGCGCGAATTGTGCGTTGTGTGTCCAGTCGATGATCCATTATTCACTCCTGTTAAATTTAAGCGTTATGGGCTTTGTTATTGTTTTTAAATGTTAATTGTCCGCCCAAGCGGTACTTACTGCCTGGCGATATAAGTCGTGCAAAACTAACAATTCCGTTTACCGACCAAGTACGGCGTATTACTTGTAAACAGGGCTCTTCATTATATAAATTAAGCCATTGGCACATTTCACTGTTTGGCGTAATAGCCTCTACCGTATGCCTCGCTTGCGTTAAAGGAGCAACTGTTGATAAGTATTCGTGCGGGGTAAGGGCGGTAAAATCTTGTTGTAAATAATCTTTTGCAAGGGGTGGATTTACAAAGCGCTCCTCTACTTGCAAGGGACTGTCGTTTTCATTATGAATAATGACACTGCGATACACCACGCTATCTACCTCTACACCTAAAGCAATTGCAATTGGCGCGACGGCATTAATCGATTCTAATACTTGCACTGTGCAGCTGTAGTTTCCGTTTCGCTCTTTTACTTCATTGGCGATGTTTTTTATTTCAAGTAATGACGACTGAGACTTGAAGCTTGCTACAAACGTACCTAGGCCTTGGCTACGGGTTAAAATACCGGCATCAGTGAGTTCACTAAGTGCCCGACGTGCGGTCATTCTGCTTACTGTAAACTGTTTGGCTAGTTCGTTTTCTGAGGGGACACGTTGGTTTTCAAGCCAAAGCCCACTGCGTATTTTGTCCACAATAAACTGTTTTATTTGCGTAAACTTAGGTGTTGGCATAAATATTTTTAGTATATTAAAAATAAACAATACCTAGTAAGATGGCATAATCATCTTGTATATACAAGATGTGTTTTTAAACTTGTTGAACACTATCGCGGAGAGACTTATGCAAGCCACAGAATCCACAGAACAGTTAAATGATATCGATTTATTACTCACCGATGCCAATATTGCCACCATGGATAACAACATTGATGCACCTTATGGAGCGATAGAAAATGCGGCTTTAGCAATTAAAAATGGCAAAATAATATGGTTGGGTGAGCAAACTGAGTTACCTGATTTTGATGTATTAGCCACTCCGGTAGTAAGTATCAAAGGGCAGTGGTTAACCCCGGGCTTAATTGACTGCCATACTCACTTGGTGTTTGCCGGTTCTCGTGCACAGGAGTTTGAGCAGCGTTTACAGGGGGTAAGCTATCAGCAAATTGCCGCGCAAGGGGGCGGAATTGCAAGTACCGTGAAAGCAACCCGAGAGGCTGACCACGAACAATTATTTGTAGCAGCAAAAGATCGTTTAAATGCACTGCTAGCTGAAGGTGTCACTACGGTAGAAATTAAGTCAGGGTATGGGCTTGATATAGAAAATGAAAAAAAAATATTAGAAGTCGCTAGGCTTTTAAATCAACATCATCCTATTGAAGTCATTAATACCTTTTTAGGCGCGCATGCACTACCTTTAGAGTTTAAAAATCGCAGTGATGATTATATAAATTTAGTGTGTAATGAAATGCTTAACACACTTGTTGAACATGATTTAGTCGATGCAGTAGACGTATTTTGTGAGGATATTGGTTTTAGTCATGCTCAAACGCAGCGAGTATTTGATGCGGCTAAAAAACTGGGGTTAGCAATTAAGTGCCATGCTGAGCAATTATCCAATCAACAAGGTGCTGCGCTGGTGGCGCAATACAATGGTTTGTCGGCCGATCATTTGGAATATCTTGATGAAGCCGGAGTTAAAGCTATGGCAAATGCAGGTACTGTGGCGGTATTACTGCCCGGTGCTTTTTATTTTTTAAAAGAAACGAAATACCCTCCAATTGAACTGTTAAATAAATACAAGGTTCCCATCGCAATTGCCAGTGACTTTAACCCAGGCACATCACCGTTATGTTCTTTGCAATTAATGATGAATATGGCTTGTACATTATTTAATTTTACTCCAGAACAGGCATTAATGGGAGTCACGGCACACGGAGCTCAGGCTCTTGGTTTTGCTGATAGAGGCGTATTAAAAGTAGGCGCTCGCGCCGACATAGCACATTGGCAAATTGAGCATCCAGCACAATTAAGTTATCAGTTTGGGGTAAATAAACTGTTAAATCTATGGATATTGGGTAAACTTAGCTAATTATGAGACTTAACTCTTAAGCCTATGTTTTATTTAATGTCAGTGAGTACCTCAGCTATGGATGGAACGTTATTGAGCTATAGCAATTTAGCTATTTTTTTAAGTGGTGCACTTTTAATGGCAATGGTTGCAGCGTTGTTAACCGTTAAAAGTAACGTAATAAGGCTCAGCTTTTTATACACTGGGCTGATTGGTTTAGCTATGGTTAGCACTGCCATCCCTTGGTTTGTTTTGTTATTGGCTCTGGGATTTGCTTTTCATTTATATCAGGCGAATTTGCTAAAGCAAAAAGTCCCGTTACTTATCAGTGCCTGTGCCTCAGGCGGGCTTGTTTTATTATTTACAGGTTACCTCTTTTTTACATTGCATTTAGCGTGGTTACTTATTCCAATTTTACTACTCAGTAGCAGTGGTTTTTTAATGGCTAATACGCCGCAGACTGCTCCAACTTTAAAGCCAGAAACCGAGCCTGAAGCGTATGTTGAAAACTCACCCTTAGCCAGCTTCCCTGATAAACAGCAGTTACGTCAAAAATATAATGAACTCAATGATAAGGATCCATTTACAGCAGCAATCATCGTACTGAGGCTAGAAGGTTTTGCTCAAGTTAATCAACATATTGGCCGAGATTTTGGCGACTTATTATTATCTCAGTCGGCCAATCGAATAAAAGATCTATTAGATAGCGATGAAGTTTTTTTTCTTGCTGAGCATGCTAAATTAGCGCACTTGGGTGGGTTAAACTTTGCATTTATTTGTGATTTACAAAATCATAATCATTTACATCAACAGCTTATAAAGCAAATTATTGGCGCTACCTTAAAGCCGTTCAATGTAGCTAATTGTACGATTGAAGTAAAAGTAAGAGCCAGTTATGTACATTGTAATAAACAAAGCAGCAGCTTTGATGAGCTAATTAGTCATGCTTACTTGGCGCTTGATAGTCGGCCAGCTAAACAAATTGTGGCTTATCATCAGCAAATGACGACTGATCATTTAGAGCAGCAAGCGCGATTAACTGAGCTGGCGAATATCAGCTTTGCTGATGAGTTCGAATTGTTTTTTCAACCGGTTATTCGAAATGAAGATGGCCAAATTGAATTTTTAGAATTGCTATTACGCTGGCAGCATCCAACCCAAGGGACTTTATCGGCGAGCCAGTTTATCAACGATATTAGAATTGCAGGGCTTGGTTACTCACTTGCGACCTTTGTTATTGAACGAGCTGGAGAGCTTGCCATGGCACTGCGTATGGAAGGAATGAGGGTGCCTTTAAGTGTTAACTTATTTGGCCCAGAAATGCTCAACGAAGAGTTTGTTGATTTTGTTTATGGGGTTATCGGTGAGCACCAACTTAGGCCTGGTGATTTAATTTTAGAATGTCCGCTACACATTTTTACTAGCCTAGATGATAAAGGTAGAGCCATGATAGCAAGACTTAACAGCTTAGGTTTAAAAGTGTGCGTTGATGGTTTAGGTGATAATCCTGTATTACTTTCTAAGTTACCTAGTTTAGCGGTGGCATACATTAAAATATCGCCTGCATTAACTGCTGACTTTAGTAATCAAAATAACATACGTAGTTTAGTAGGTGGTATGGTTGAAATGCATAACCAGCAACAGACGAAAGTTATTTTTGAAGGTGTTGAAACACTCGATCAACTAAAGTTTGTAAAAAGTCTAAAAGCCTATGCTTCACAGGGATACTATTTTGGACACCCATTGAGCAGTTTAGGATTAATGAGTTGGTTTAAGCAATGGTTAGAAGCACAAGAACTTTAAGTGTGTTTTAAAGGCTTAGTTTTGTTTGTAAATAGGTATTAACTAAAGCACTGATCACTTGGCCACACTGTAATTTACCTGCAGTTATAGAATGAGGGTGTTGTGAAGGTGCTGCTTCGCATAAGTGTAAATAAGCACTGCGCGGATCATTTGCAGCTAAGTAAACATAATGCTCACCATCGCTGACATCAAAACCACAGTAATTAAAGGCACTTGCAGGCATATTGGTTAAGCTATCTAAATCAACTTCTACCCCTAGCGGTGCGTTATCAAACCTTTGGAGTGCATGGGTGGTTGCTTCTGTTAAGTTTATTTCGCGCTTCACATTAATTGTTTGATAGCTTGTGTAGCTAAAGTTAGCGCTCTGCATAGCATCAAAAATAGGTTGATTGTTTTTTAGCTCATGTAAGCCAATAACATGGTAATTATTGAGCAGCTGCTCTTGATAAGCGTAGCGAAACCCATTACCACTGTGCCTACCTTCACACTCACGAAAGTCGGCATGAGGATCTAAATTAATCGCGTTAATTGCGTTATGGCTATGTTTGGCAAGTGAGCGAATAATACCTAAACAGTTATTATGCCCGCCGCCAATAACAATAGGTTCAAGACCCGCTTTAAAAACCATGTCTAAAATTGCTTCAACTCGCTCATCTATTTCAGCGCACAGCTTACGCAATTGAGCTAAGTCGTTTGGATTATGATTATCAAGCGGTAGTGCTTGTTGCATTAAATCATCGAGGGTGACTTCGCCAAGCAGTAATACTTTTTGCATGGCAATAGCGTCATTATGAGGTTGGTTTAAAAAGCGTTGTAAAAACGCAGGCCAAGCATGCTGTGCGCCACCATTTCCTAGATTGGCTCTCGGGCCAATGTCTTCACAAATCCCGAGTAAAACAAAGCGCATACCAAATTGTACGGCATCAGCAAGTGCTTGTTGAATATTGTCGCGGGCATCAAGTAATGCCATCGACTGCCATGCTTTTAGCTCTCCAGCACGGTCAGAGCAAATTTCCTTTACCGTGCTTTCGTCGTATAGTTTAAGGTGAAAGGTCACGCTACAGTTCTATTATTTCTAGCTCTAATTCTTCAGCTGAAAGCACAATACCGGTACTGTCAGCATATACAAAGTCATCATCAAAAAATGATACGCCAGCGAAATTAACCCCTATACCGCTTTCGCCCGCGCCTTCACTGTCTGCTGCAACAGGAATTGACGCAATAGCTTGAATACCTAAATCAAGTTCTTCAAGCTCATCAACGTGACGTAATGCACCATATACGATAATGCCTTGCCAATTGTTTTCTAGTGCCAGCTCAGCCAGCTCAATGTCGATTAATGCTCTGCGAGTTGAGCCGCCACCATCAATAAGTAAAATCTGATCAGTACCATCTTGAGAAAGTAATTGGCGGATCAGTTCATTGTTTTCAAAACATTTTACCGTTTTAATGCGGCCACCAAAACTGTGTCGACCACCAAAGTTGATGAACATAGGTTCAAGCACATCAACCACATCAGCAAAGTGGTCGCATAAATCAGAAGTGCTGTAATCCATTATTTTATCCTCAAAAGATACATAAGTTAGTGACTCAGTATACCCTCCTTATATGCAATAACAACGACTTAATCGCAGTAAATTTAGCCATAATTAGAACTAAATCAACTATAAGAATAATAATTCTTTCATAAACTTGTCATTTCCCCACAACAAGATTATAAACAGGTGTATTGCATCCATGATGCGGCTGAACCATTTTCACCTTCAGTGGCAAGAGTTGTAAAATTGAGTAATACTGTGGTTAGGCCAATGGTTTTATATTGTCCATTTGTTTAAAAGGAGTTTGTTAATGGTTAGACTTTACCGGCGACCCTTTTTATTTGTTCAAACTTAATGAGTTAAATGAAAGAAAGCATCACTTTATACT
This genomic window contains:
- the hutU gene encoding urocanate hydratase, with amino-acid sequence MDHRLDTQRTIRAQHGNQISTKSWQTEAAKRMLMNNLDPDVAEHPQALVVYGGIGRAARDWPSYDKIIATLERLEDDETLLVQSGKPVGVFKTHSNAPRVLIANSNLVPHWANWEHFNELDKKGLMMYGQMTAGSWIYIGSQGIVQGTYETFVAMAKQHFSGDAKGKWVLTGGLGGMGGAQPLAATMAGFSALVVECDESRIDFRIKTGYVDVKATDLEHALKLITDACVKGEALSVGLLGNAADVFSTLVKSGITPDIVTDQTSAHDPLNGYLPQGWSMEHAAKMRIDNPQAVVKAAKQSMAVQVTAMLALQDAGAATTDYGNNIRQMALEEGVANAFDFPGFVPAYIRPLFCEGIGPFRWVALSGDPEDIYKTDAKVKELIPDDKHLHNWLDMARERIQFQGLPARICWVGLKDRARLAVAFNEMVKNGELKAPVVIGRDHLDSGSVASPNRETESMQDGSDAVSDWPLLNALLNTAGGATWVSLHHGGGVGMGFSQHSGVVIVADGTDEAEQRLARVLWNDPATGVMRHADAGYDIAKNCAQQQNLDLPMLNKDKS
- the hutC gene encoding histidine utilization repressor codes for the protein MPTPKFTQIKQFIVDKIRSGLWLENQRVPSENELAKQFTVSRMTARRALSELTDAGILTRSQGLGTFVASFKSQSSLLEIKNIANEVKERNGNYSCTVQVLESINAVAPIAIALGVEVDSVVYRSVIIHNENDSPLQVEERFVNPPLAKDYLQQDFTALTPHEYLSTVAPLTQARHTVEAITPNSEMCQWLNLYNEEPCLQVIRRTWSVNGIVSFARLISPGSKYRLGGQLTFKNNNKAHNA
- the hutI gene encoding imidazolonepropionase; this translates as MQATESTEQLNDIDLLLTDANIATMDNNIDAPYGAIENAALAIKNGKIIWLGEQTELPDFDVLATPVVSIKGQWLTPGLIDCHTHLVFAGSRAQEFEQRLQGVSYQQIAAQGGGIASTVKATREADHEQLFVAAKDRLNALLAEGVTTVEIKSGYGLDIENEKKILEVARLLNQHHPIEVINTFLGAHALPLEFKNRSDDYINLVCNEMLNTLVEHDLVDAVDVFCEDIGFSHAQTQRVFDAAKKLGLAIKCHAEQLSNQQGAALVAQYNGLSADHLEYLDEAGVKAMANAGTVAVLLPGAFYFLKETKYPPIELLNKYKVPIAIASDFNPGTSPLCSLQLMMNMACTLFNFTPEQALMGVTAHGAQALGFADRGVLKVGARADIAHWQIEHPAQLSYQFGVNKLLNLWILGKLS
- a CDS encoding GGDEF domain-containing phosphodiesterase, whose protein sequence is MDGTLLSYSNLAIFLSGALLMAMVAALLTVKSNVIRLSFLYTGLIGLAMVSTAIPWFVLLLALGFAFHLYQANLLKQKVPLLISACASGGLVLLFTGYLFFTLHLAWLLIPILLLSSSGFLMANTPQTAPTLKPETEPEAYVENSPLASFPDKQQLRQKYNELNDKDPFTAAIIVLRLEGFAQVNQHIGRDFGDLLLSQSANRIKDLLDSDEVFFLAEHAKLAHLGGLNFAFICDLQNHNHLHQQLIKQIIGATLKPFNVANCTIEVKVRASYVHCNKQSSSFDELISHAYLALDSRPAKQIVAYHQQMTTDHLEQQARLTELANISFADEFELFFQPVIRNEDGQIEFLELLLRWQHPTQGTLSASQFINDIRIAGLGYSLATFVIERAGELAMALRMEGMRVPLSVNLFGPEMLNEEFVDFVYGVIGEHQLRPGDLILECPLHIFTSLDDKGRAMIARLNSLGLKVCVDGLGDNPVLLSKLPSLAVAYIKISPALTADFSNQNNIRSLVGGMVEMHNQQQTKVIFEGVETLDQLKFVKSLKAYASQGYYFGHPLSSLGLMSWFKQWLEAQEL
- a CDS encoding formimidoylglutamase, producing MTFHLKLYDESTVKEICSDRAGELKAWQSMALLDARDNIQQALADAVQFGMRFVLLGICEDIGPRANLGNGGAQHAWPAFLQRFLNQPHNDAIAMQKVLLLGEVTLDDLMQQALPLDNHNPNDLAQLRKLCAEIDERVEAILDMVFKAGLEPIVIGGGHNNCLGIIRSLAKHSHNAINAINLDPHADFRECEGRHSGNGFRYAYQEQLLNNYHVIGLHELKNNQPIFDAMQSANFSYTSYQTINVKREINLTEATTHALQRFDNAPLGVEVDLDSLTNMPASAFNYCGFDVSDGEHYVYLAANDPRSAYLHLCEAAPSQHPHSITAGKLQCGQVISALVNTYLQTKLSL
- the rraA gene encoding ribonuclease E activity regulator RraA; this encodes MDYSTSDLCDHFADVVDVLEPMFINFGGRHSFGGRIKTVKCFENNELIRQLLSQDGTDQILLIDGGGSTRRALIDIELAELALENNWQGIIVYGALRHVDELEELDLGIQAIASIPVAADSEGAGESGIGVNFAGVSFFDDDFVYADSTGIVLSAEELELEIIEL